In one window of Toxotes jaculatrix isolate fToxJac2 chromosome 10, fToxJac2.pri, whole genome shotgun sequence DNA:
- the LOC121188198 gene encoding type-2 angiotensin II receptor-like has protein sequence MAIPNDLSVFNSTSSPYLTTEIYLNTSLAPYVPSCTDWPPLPMNTVIPAIYSIICVLGTIANTLAVAVLAHASASRRTVANTFMLNLCVSDLLFLLSLPLWAIYYSRGYSWPFGRMACKICGAILNLNLYASIFFITAMSMDRYLAIVLPLRSQSARHPKRARLLCIVLWVLACACSAPTLALRDTHYLKELDVEACVIFYPDHKWYLALVWMKIILAFLLPLLVISCCYCAIGRHLLADTGLVRMHTSSHTPNMPSFKSLQSQESCSKPERPPTPCVSPSSSGSRPLEGRGLERVLWTVAAVVLAFFLCWFPFHCVTFMDVLRSDGWLDSCWVNWTIQNLTPLTLCLGFSNSAINPVLYCFIGNHFRGRLGGLCKGLCACLKARGEDHSQKRGSFSTRLSSFSRKLSDLKDLAIVEPTGPA, from the coding sequence ATGGCAATCCCAAATGACCTCTCCGTTTTcaactccacctcctccccctatTTAACGACAGAGATCTATTTGAACACTTCTTTGGCCCCCTATGTCCCCTCCTGCACAGACTGGCCTCCTCTACCCATGAACACAGTCATCCCCGCTATCTACAGCATTATCTGCGTGCTGGGAACTATAGCCAACACCCTGGCGGTGGCTGTGTTGGCTCATGCCAGTGCCTCGAGGAGAACTGTGGCTAACACCTTCATGctgaacctgtgtgtgtctgacctgctgttcctgctgtctctcccGCTGTGGGCCATCTACTACTCCCGGGGCTACAGCTGGCCCTTTGGCCGGATGGCCTGCAAAATCTGTGGGGCAATCCTCAACCTCAACCTCTATGCATCTATCTTCTTCATCACAGCCATGAGCATGGACCGCTACCTGGCCATCGTGCTTCCGCTCCGCTCCCAGAGTGCCCGACACCCCAAACGTGCCCGGCTCCTGTGCATTGTGCTGTGGGTTCTGGCTTGTGCTTGCTCAGCCCCCACCTTGGCTCTAAGGGACACACACTACCTCAAAGAGCTTGATGTGGAGGCTTGTGTCATTTTCTATCCTGATCATAAGTGGTATCTGGCCCTGGTCTGGATGAAGATCATTCTGGCCTTCCTCCTGCCGCTGCTTGTCATCTCTTGTTGCTATTGTGCTATTGGTAGACATTTGTTGGCTGACACAGGGCTGGTAAGAATGCACACTTCGTCGCACACCCCCAACATGCCCTCTTTTAAATCCCTTCAGTCTCAGGAGAGCTGCAGTAAACCAGAGAGACCCCCAACCCCTTGTGTTAGCCCCAGCTCCAGTGGGAGCAGACCCCTGGAGGGCAGGGGTCTGGAGCGGGTTTTGTGGACAGTAGCCGCTGTGGTCCTGGCCTTCTTCCTCTGCTGGTTTCCCTTTCACTGTGTGACCTTCATGGATGTGCTGAGAAGCGACGGCTGGTTGGACAGCTGCTGGGTAAACTGGACCATCCAAAACCTCACCCCTCTCACCCTCTGCTTGGGCTTCTCTAACTCAGCTATCAACCCCGTGCTCTATTGCTTCATCGGGAACCATTTCCGGGGCCGTCTCGGGGGCCTCTGCAAGGGTCTGTGTGCTTGTTTGAAGGCCCGTGGGGAAGATCACAGCCAGAAGAGG